The Huiozyma naganishii CBS 8797 chromosome 1, complete genome genome window below encodes:
- the KNAG0A01870 gene encoding uncharacterized protein produces the protein MKGSDLSEYDIIQTAMTKHIQKHDPGQTAWEISQLTFGPSEPAITFIGRVRRLVRNLPPDMTPLLDTLIKNSILAALKGPYEPTKNHFRNLTAPYTIDDMLHRIQTTYDISHTDQQPRTSSYQFHRNTYTTNVHSTTCYKCNRPGYYAANCPNMKSQTRPPRTTTKRNTTFRGSSRRTTNNVSFTTESSAQDPEQAFPDDYYLRHPPLPPIDTSKHFLIDSGAALTVVNNKNLLHNPHPSSTKISIASSANHDIPFTLEGTILLRLSDNSTIEIPAFYAPTITNNLLSTHDLEQHGLFLDTRLNILYAANGSSKANVITHNAFRWLPFRYAIFPSTVPSTTINSLLTKYPLDLIHRLLGHINVQSLYKSIKNKTFQHIELSDIDWSNLAQFQCVDCLQGKSRQHSHVVGSRVKHQEKYTKFEYLHSDLLGPITSTSTQTKSWFISFTDEATRYRWVYRLTDKRDTTILHNLKSLISLIRNQFKSNVLAFQFDRGSEFTNTAVRFYLAESGISTFYTSVGDHQAHGIAERLNLTLMNDCRTLLKTTNLPHHLWFYAVQFATLLRNSVYNDTIQSSARAKANLPGIDVKTILPFGQPVIAHFTKLKTKLKYRGEQGFALVPSSTSYGYNIYIPKTGKVIDTTNYAVIRSTVHINPNQDYDDTIFDDVINQLTDADEHTTVHDSDEMLYPTQDNSETITTAATQTPLDPFLIPTTTDSSRVVYIPHTTPTVDPYETDIEPEETKDPMNELDTNDTQGSPLLSRHQRWCHRSLGWGLYER, from the coding sequence ATGAAAGGGTCTGATTTATCTGAATATGACATCATTCAAACTGCTATGACTAAACATATTCAGAAACATGATCCCGGCCAAACCGCATGGGAAATCAGTCAACTCACCTTCGGTCCGTCTGAACCTGCCATTACCTTTATCGGTCGAGTGAGGCGCCTAGTTAGAAATCTCCCTCCCGATATGACCCCACTTCTCGATACACTTATTAAGAACAGTATTCTCGCTGCTTTAAAAGGTCCTTACGAACCAACTAAAAACCATTTCCGAAATCTCACAGCTCCTTACACTATTGATGACATGTTACACCGGATCCAAACAACATATGACATATCTCATACTGATCAACAACCCAGAACCTCGTCCTATCAATTCCATCGGAACACCTATACTACTAATGTCCATAGTACCACTTGCTATAAGTGCAACAGGCCAGGATATTATGCCGCAAATTGTCCCAACATGAAATCACAAACCCGTCCCCCACGAACTACTACCAAACGAAACACTACCTTCCGAGGCTCTTCTCGACGCACTACTAACAACGTATCATTTACTACAGAGTCATCCGCACAGGACCCAGAGCAGGCCTTCCCGGATGACTATTATCTTAGGCACCCTCCACTACCACCAATAGACACATCCAAACATTTCCTAATCGACTCAGGTGCCGCTCTCACAGTTGTaaacaacaagaacttACTACACAACCCTCATCCGTCGTCCACCAAAATCTCCATAGCATCTAGTGCTAACCATGATATCCCCTTCACCCTTGAAGGGACCATTCTGCTACGTCTGTCCGACAATTCCACTATTGAAATCCCTGCCTTTTACGCTCCTACTATAACCAATAATCTGCTAAGTACCCATGACCTTGAACAACACGGTTTATTTTTAGACACCCGTCTAAACATATTATATGCTGCTAACGGTTCTTCCAAAGCTAATGTTATTACCCACAATGCCTTCCGATGGTTACCTTTCCGGTACGCTATATTTCCCTCTACGGTTCCTTCCACAACTATCAACTCGCTGCTCACAAAATATCCACTTGATCTAATTCATCGTCTCCTAGGACACATAAACGTCCAATCCCTATACAAATCCataaaaaacaaaacgtTCCAACATATCGAGCTATCCGACATCGATTGGTCCAACCTTGCACAGTTCCAATGTGTCGACTGTCTGCAGGGCAAAAGTCGTCAACACTCACATGTAGTTGGTTCCAGAGTTAaacatcaagaaaaatatacaaAATTTGAATATCTACACTCCGATTTGCTAGGTCCCATTACATCTACAAGTACACAAACCAAATCGTGGTTTATCTCTTTCACAGATGAAGCCACCAGATACCGCTGGGTATACCGACTAACCGACAAACGGGATACTACCATTTTACATAATTTAAAATCACTCATTAGTCTTATTCGGAATCAATTCAAAAGCAATGTCCTCGCGTTTCAATTTGACCGTGGAAGCGAATTCACAAATACAGCCGTCCGATTTTACCTGGCCGAAAGTGGCATATCCACTTTCTACACATCCGTCGGCGATCACCAAGCCCATGGCATCGCCGAACGACTAAACCTTACCCTTATGAACGATTGTCGAACACTTTTAAAAACCACTAATCTACCTCATCATTTATGGTTCTATGCCGTCCAGTTTGCGACTCTGTTACGGAATTCAGTCTACAACGACACAATCCAATCTTCCGCGCGTGCTAAAGCTAATCTTCCCGGTATTGATGTGAAAACCATACTTCCATTTGGACAACCTGTAATCGCCCATTTTACCAAGCTTAAAACAAAACTAAAATATCGTGGTGAACAAGGCTTTGCTCTTGTTCCCTCTTCCACTTCCTATGGCTACAACATCTATATCCCCAAAACTGGTAAAGTAATTGATACAACAAATTACGCTGTAATTCGTTCTACCGTTCATATAAACCCCAACCAAGACTACGATGACACCATCTTTGATGACGTTATCAACCAACTCACAGACGCTGATGAACATACCACTGTCCACGACTCCGATGAAATGCTTTATCCCACACAAGACAATTCTGAAACAATTACTACTGCTGCTACCCAAACTCCCCTTGATCCATTTTTAATTCCCACAACCACAGATTCCAGTAGGGTGGTATATATTCCACATACTACACCCACGGTCGATCCCTATGAAACAGACATTGAACCCGAAGAAACTAAAGATCCCATGAATGAACTAGATACCAATGACACACAAGGATCTCCATTATTATCGCGTCATCAAAGATGGTGTCATCGTAGTCTTGGTTGGGGTTTATATGAACGGTAG